In Pseudomonas nunensis, a single window of DNA contains:
- the mmsB gene encoding 3-hydroxyisobutyrate dehydrogenase, translating to MKIAFIGLGNMGAPMARNLIKAGHSLNLVDLNKTVLAELEQLGGSISATAREAAQGAELVITMLPAAVHVRSVWLGEDGVLAGIGKGVPAVDCSTIDPQTARDVAAAAAKQGVAVADAPVSGGTGGAAAGTLTFMVGATPELFATLQPVLAQMGRNIVHCGEVGTGQIAKICNNLLLAISMVGVSEAMALGDALGIDTGVLAGIINSSTGRCWSSEMYNPWPGIVETAPASRGYTGGFGAELMLKDLGLATEAARQAHQPVVLGAVAQQLYQAMSQRGEGGKDFSAIINSYRKPQ from the coding sequence ATGAAAATCGCTTTTATCGGTCTCGGCAACATGGGCGCGCCGATGGCGCGCAACCTGATCAAGGCTGGCCATTCGCTGAACCTGGTCGATCTGAACAAAACCGTATTGGCCGAACTGGAGCAACTGGGCGGCAGCATCAGCGCTACGGCGCGGGAAGCGGCACAAGGCGCAGAACTGGTGATCACTATGCTGCCTGCCGCTGTGCATGTGCGTAGCGTGTGGCTCGGTGAAGATGGTGTGCTCGCCGGTATCGGCAAAGGTGTGCCGGCAGTGGATTGCAGCACCATCGATCCGCAAACCGCCCGCGACGTGGCAGCCGCTGCGGCGAAACAAGGCGTGGCGGTGGCGGATGCACCGGTTTCCGGCGGTACTGGCGGTGCAGCGGCGGGGACGCTGACCTTTATGGTTGGCGCCACTCCTGAACTGTTCGCCACCCTGCAACCGGTGTTGGCGCAGATGGGCCGCAACATCGTGCATTGCGGCGAAGTCGGCACCGGGCAGATAGCCAAGATCTGCAACAACCTGTTGCTGGCGATCTCCATGGTCGGCGTCAGTGAAGCCATGGCCTTGGGCGATGCGTTGGGGATCGATACCGGCGTGTTGGCCGGGATCATCAACAGCTCGACCGGGCGTTGCTGGAGTTCGGAGATGTACAACCCGTGGCCGGGCATCGTCGAAACGGCGCCGGCCTCGCGCGGTTACACCGGCGGTTTCGGTGCCGAACTGATGCTCAAGGATCTGGGGCTGGCCACGGAAGCGGCACGTCAGGCGCACCAACCGGTGGTGCTCGGCGCGGTGGCCCAGCAGTTGTATCAGGCGATGAGCCAGCGTGGGGAGGGTGGCAAGGACTTCTCGGCGATCATCAACAGCTATCGCAAACCCCAGTGA
- a CDS encoding CoA-acylating methylmalonate-semialdehyde dehydrogenase, with amino-acid sequence MNASLTPNETTVQNVKLLIDGEWVESQTTEWHEIINPATQQVLARVPFATAQEVDAAISAAHRAFQTWKLTPIGARMRIMLKLQALIREHSKRIAVVLSAEQGKTIADAEGDIFRGLEVVEHACSIGTLQMGEFAENVAGGVDTYTLRQPIGVCAGITPFNFPAMIPLWMFPMAIACGNTFVLKPSEQDPMSTMLLVELAIEAGVPAGVLNVVHGGKDVVDALCTHKDIKAVSFVGSTAVGTHVYDLAGKHGKRVQSMMGAKNHAVVLPDANREQTLNALVGAGFGAAGQRCMATSVVVLVGAAKQWLPDLKALAQKLKVNAGSEAGTDVGPVISKKAKVRILDLIESGIKEGAKLELDGREISVPGFEKGNFVGPTLFSGVTTEMQIYTQEIFGPVLVVLEVDTLDQAIALVNANPFGNGTGLFTQSGAAARKFQSEIDVGQVGINIPIPVPVPFFSFTGSRGSKLGDLGPYGKQVVQFYTQTKTVTSRWFDDDSVNDGVNTTINLR; translated from the coding sequence ATGAACGCATCGCTCACGCCTAACGAAACCACCGTCCAGAACGTCAAGCTGTTGATCGACGGCGAGTGGGTCGAGTCCCAGACCACCGAGTGGCACGAAATCATCAACCCGGCGACCCAGCAAGTGCTGGCCAGGGTTCCGTTTGCCACCGCGCAGGAAGTCGACGCCGCGATCAGCGCTGCGCATCGCGCCTTCCAGACTTGGAAGCTGACGCCGATCGGCGCGCGGATGCGCATCATGCTCAAGCTCCAGGCGTTGATTCGCGAACACTCCAAACGCATCGCCGTGGTGCTGAGTGCCGAGCAGGGCAAAACCATCGCTGATGCTGAAGGCGATATTTTCCGTGGCCTGGAAGTGGTCGAGCACGCGTGCTCCATCGGCACCCTGCAAATGGGCGAATTCGCCGAGAACGTGGCGGGCGGCGTCGACACTTACACCCTGCGTCAGCCCATCGGTGTCTGCGCCGGCATCACCCCGTTCAACTTCCCGGCGATGATTCCGCTGTGGATGTTCCCGATGGCCATCGCCTGCGGCAACACCTTCGTGCTCAAGCCGTCCGAACAGGACCCGATGTCGACCATGCTGCTGGTGGAACTGGCGATCGAGGCCGGCGTTCCGGCGGGCGTGCTTAACGTGGTTCACGGCGGCAAGGACGTGGTGGACGCGCTCTGCACTCACAAGGACATCAAGGCTGTTTCCTTCGTCGGTTCGACCGCTGTCGGCACGCACGTCTACGACCTGGCCGGCAAACACGGCAAACGCGTGCAATCGATGATGGGCGCGAAGAACCACGCCGTGGTGCTGCCGGACGCCAATCGCGAACAAACCCTCAATGCTCTGGTCGGCGCCGGTTTCGGTGCGGCCGGTCAGCGTTGCATGGCCACTTCGGTGGTGGTGCTGGTGGGCGCGGCCAAGCAATGGCTGCCGGACCTGAAAGCGCTGGCGCAGAAACTCAAAGTGAATGCGGGTAGCGAGGCGGGCACCGATGTCGGCCCGGTGATCTCGAAAAAAGCCAAGGTGCGGATTCTCGATCTGATCGAAAGCGGCATCAAGGAAGGCGCCAAACTGGAACTGGATGGTCGCGAGATCAGTGTTCCTGGCTTCGAGAAAGGCAACTTTGTCGGCCCGACCCTGTTCTCCGGTGTGACCACCGAGATGCAGATCTACACCCAGGAAATTTTCGGCCCGGTGCTGGTGGTGCTGGAAGTCGACACCCTCGATCAGGCGATTGCCCTGGTCAACGCCAACCCGTTCGGCAACGGCACGGGCCTGTTCACCCAGAGCGGTGCAGCGGCGCGTAAATTCCAGAGCGAAATCGACGTCGGCCAGGTCGGTATCAACATCCCGATTCCGGTGCCGGTGCCGTTCTTCAGCTTCACCGGTTCCCGTGGTTCGAAACTCGGCGACCTCGGTCCGTATGGCAAGCAAGTGGTGCAGTTCTACACTCAGACCAAGACTGTCACCAGTCGCTGGTTCGATGACGACAGCGTCAACGACGGTGTGAACACCACCATCAACTTGCGTTAA
- a CDS encoding LysR family transcriptional regulator, which translates to MQKNITSLGSLNWDDLKFFLEVARTRKASTAAKRLAVDYTTVSRRISSLEAALGTLLFEKSRTSGFVLTAEGQRLLGYAESIESTLHMACEQVSGSGVALSGHVRMGCTEGFGSFFITPQLSHFVDAYPAISVDILPLPHFISLSKREADIVIALERPEHGPYVCCKLCDYKLQLYATQDYLDKHPPIRRPADLGKHSFISYVDDLAFSSELLYLANVLPGASANLRSTSVIAQFVAAQQGRSLAILPCFLAAQDPRLLPVLPAEINITRQFWMYCREDLRKLKRITLLWDYIREVTEQNQRLLMGDTREMVFAD; encoded by the coding sequence ATGCAAAAAAACATCACGTCTTTAGGTTCGCTGAATTGGGATGACCTCAAGTTTTTCCTCGAAGTCGCCCGCACCCGCAAGGCCAGCACCGCGGCCAAGCGCCTCGCGGTGGACTACACCACCGTGTCCCGGCGCATCAGTTCGCTGGAAGCGGCATTGGGCACGTTGCTGTTCGAAAAATCCCGGACCAGCGGCTTCGTCCTGACCGCCGAGGGTCAGCGATTGCTGGGTTACGCCGAGTCGATTGAAAGCACGCTGCACATGGCTTGCGAGCAGGTTTCCGGCTCCGGCGTGGCGCTGTCGGGTCACGTACGTATGGGCTGCACCGAAGGTTTCGGCAGTTTCTTCATCACCCCGCAGCTCAGCCACTTCGTCGACGCCTACCCGGCCATCTCGGTGGACATCTTGCCGCTGCCGCACTTCATTAGCCTGTCCAAACGCGAAGCGGACATCGTCATCGCCCTGGAACGCCCGGAACACGGGCCGTACGTCTGCTGCAAACTCTGCGACTACAAATTGCAGCTGTACGCGACCCAGGACTACCTCGACAAACACCCACCGATCCGCCGCCCGGCCGACTTGGGCAAACATTCATTCATCAGTTATGTGGACGATCTGGCCTTCAGTTCTGAGCTGCTGTACCTGGCGAACGTCCTGCCCGGCGCCAGCGCCAACCTGCGCAGCACCAGCGTGATCGCGCAGTTCGTGGCAGCGCAGCAAGGGCGGTCGCTGGCGATTCTGCCGTGCTTCCTGGCGGCCCAGGATCCGCGATTGCTACCGGTGTTGCCGGCGGAGATCAACATCACCCGGCAGTTCTGGATGTACTGCCGGGAGGACCTGAGGAAGCTCAAGCGGATCACCCTGTTGTGGGATTACATCCGCGAAGTCACTGAGCAGAATCAGCGCCTGTTGATGGGGGACACTCGGGAGATGGTGTTCGCCGATTAG
- a CDS encoding OmpA family protein — translation MALLTLTGCQTAPQKGLTPAQVAVLKQQGFELTDDGWAFGLSGKVLFGSDVESLNPQSTEIVQRIGKSLVGIGIERVRVDGHTDGSGKESYNQQLSLRRAKSVGKVLAAVGMKEENIKLQGLGSTEPVASNDTPAGRTENRRVSIVVIAD, via the coding sequence ATGGCTTTATTGACATTGACCGGGTGCCAAACCGCGCCGCAAAAAGGCCTGACCCCGGCGCAGGTCGCGGTGCTCAAGCAACAAGGCTTCGAATTGACCGATGACGGCTGGGCCTTTGGCCTGTCCGGCAAAGTACTGTTTGGCAGCGACGTCGAAAGCCTGAATCCGCAAAGTACTGAAATCGTCCAGCGCATTGGCAAGTCTTTGGTAGGCATCGGGATCGAGCGAGTGCGCGTCGATGGCCACACCGACGGGTCCGGCAAAGAGTCTTACAACCAACAACTGTCCCTGCGCCGCGCGAAAAGCGTCGGCAAGGTCTTGGCCGCTGTCGGTATGAAAGAAGAGAACATCAAGCTGCAAGGGCTGGGCAGTACTGAGCCGGTGGCCTCCAACGACACACCGGCCGGCCGCACCGAGAATCGCCGGGTGTCGATCGTGGTGATCGCCGACTAA
- a CDS encoding diguanylate cyclase domain-containing protein, translating into MSLFKPDTRPTLRSVIGRGHLIVALVGVAMASVSLTLLGVLALRVYADHNLHLIARSINYTVEAAVVFNDKAAATEALALIASTEEVADAQVHDTQGALLARWQRPETGLLSDLEMQIAKAFLEEPINMPIVHQGQEIGSIQLTGHGGSLMRFLLSGLMGIVVCTAISAWVALYLARRQLRAITRPLRSLAFVAHAARSERAFDQRVPPAAIAELDNLGNDFNALLDELESWQTHLQSENETLAHQASHDSLTGLPNRAFFEGRLIRALRNAHKLNERVAVLFLDSDRFKEINDNFGHAAGDAVLVAVATRVRAQLREEDLVARLGGDEFAVLLTPLHKNEDAERIADKIIASMEVPITLPGNTTVLTSLSIGIAVYPDHGATPGALLNAADAAMYQAKRLSRGAQHTAGSEHPVVHVQTRS; encoded by the coding sequence ATGAGTCTATTCAAACCGGATACTCGCCCCACGTTGCGCTCCGTCATCGGCCGCGGCCATTTGATTGTCGCGCTGGTCGGCGTGGCCATGGCCAGCGTGTCACTGACTTTGCTCGGGGTGCTGGCGTTGCGGGTGTATGCCGATCACAACCTGCACCTGATCGCGCGCTCGATCAACTACACCGTGGAAGCAGCGGTGGTGTTCAACGACAAGGCCGCTGCCACTGAAGCGCTGGCGTTGATCGCGTCCACCGAAGAAGTCGCCGATGCCCAGGTGCATGACACGCAGGGCGCTTTGCTCGCGCGTTGGCAGCGACCGGAAACCGGGTTGCTCTCCGATCTGGAAATGCAGATTGCCAAGGCCTTCCTGGAAGAACCCATCAACATGCCCATCGTCCATCAGGGCCAGGAAATCGGCAGCATCCAGCTCACCGGTCACGGTGGCAGCCTGATGCGCTTTTTGCTCAGCGGCCTGATGGGCATCGTGGTGTGCACGGCCATCAGTGCCTGGGTCGCACTGTATCTGGCGCGCCGGCAACTTCGCGCAATCACCCGCCCACTGCGCAGTCTGGCTTTCGTGGCTCACGCCGCGCGCAGCGAACGGGCCTTCGACCAGCGTGTGCCGCCCGCCGCCATCGCCGAACTGGACAACCTGGGCAACGACTTCAATGCCTTGCTCGATGAACTCGAATCCTGGCAGACCCATCTGCAAAGCGAGAATGAAACCCTGGCTCACCAGGCCAGCCATGACAGCCTCACCGGGTTGCCGAACCGGGCGTTTTTCGAAGGTCGGCTGATTCGTGCGCTGCGCAACGCGCACAAGCTCAACGAGCGCGTGGCCGTGCTGTTTCTCGACAGCGACCGGTTCAAGGAAATCAACGACAACTTCGGCCATGCCGCCGGCGATGCGGTGCTGGTAGCGGTGGCCACACGGGTTCGTGCGCAATTGCGCGAAGAAGACCTGGTGGCGCGCCTGGGCGGCGATGAGTTTGCCGTGCTGCTGACGCCGCTGCACAAGAACGAAGATGCCGAGCGGATCGCCGACAAAATCATTGCCAGCATGGAAGTGCCGATCACGTTGCCGGGCAACACCACGGTGTTGACCTCACTCAGTATCGGCATCGCCGTCTATCCCGATCACGGTGCCACTCCGGGCGCCTTGCTCAACGCCGCCGACGCGGCGATGTATCAAGCCAAGCGCCTGTCGCGAGGCGCACAGCACACGGCCGGGTCGGAGCACCCTGTCGTTCACGTTCAAACCAGGAGCTAA
- a CDS encoding YfiR family protein produces the protein MKLAVRATESVIGCKRILLVGLLWLLAGIAFAQPETAVGMADQRAKAVTQVVLGILSYARWPVEPAQLRLCVVGPTEYTDDLVKGSTQATGRPVTVRRLLADNPAIVGECDAVYIGKLTADERSRLFASLIGQPVLSISESSDQCTVGSLFCLRVSDDQVSFEVNLDSVARSGVRIHPSVLQLSRRKPAAP, from the coding sequence ATGAAGTTGGCTGTCCGGGCGACAGAGAGCGTAATCGGCTGCAAGCGAATATTGCTTGTCGGCCTGCTCTGGTTGCTGGCCGGAATCGCATTCGCTCAGCCTGAAACCGCCGTCGGTATGGCTGACCAACGGGCGAAAGCGGTCACGCAAGTAGTGCTCGGGATTCTCAGTTATGCCCGCTGGCCTGTCGAACCCGCGCAACTGCGCCTGTGCGTAGTGGGCCCGACCGAATACACCGACGATCTGGTGAAAGGCTCGACCCAGGCCACCGGTCGTCCTGTCACCGTACGACGCCTGCTGGCCGACAACCCGGCGATTGTCGGCGAGTGCGATGCGGTCTACATCGGCAAGTTGACCGCCGATGAGCGCAGCCGCTTGTTCGCCTCGTTGATCGGTCAACCGGTGCTGAGCATCAGCGAAAGCAGCGATCAGTGCACCGTCGGCAGCCTTTTCTGTCTGCGGGTCAGCGACGATCAAGTGTCCTTCGAGGTCAATCTCGACTCCGTCGCCCGCAGTGGCGTGCGCATTCACCCGAGCGTGTTGCAACTGTCGCGCCGTAAGCCGGCGGCGCCATGA
- the recD gene encoding exodeoxyribonuclease V subunit alpha, with amino-acid sequence MSRTFADLLPTPLAAESLAELAPLTRADDLLLLLTRWVERGWLRALDKAFVAFLHELAPDDDPLVLLAAALTSHQLGHGHVCLDLFETLKAPDFALSLPPEGDVQSGAMLLPSQLLEALDGAHWCKVLAASSLVALAVDGREAAQHRPLVLSGKRLYLRRYWAYERRIDNALRQRLSEHEATPADLLQRLTGLFGPAKPGEVIDWQKLACALATRSAFSIVTGGPGTGKTTTVVRLLALLQAPAVEAGKPLRIRLAAPTGKAAARLTESISQQVQTLTVAEAVRDKIPSDVTTVHRLLGSRPGTRHFRHHAGNRLPLDVLVVDEASMIDLEMMANLLDALPAHARLVLLGDKDQLASVEAGAVLGDLCRDAEAGWYSPQTRQWLETVSGESLEGSGLHEDTDGSHPLAQQVVMLRHSRRFGEGSGIGQLARCVNQQLPDEARKLLTERSFKDVFSRPLKGEQDKALERLLLDGHADGPHGYRHYLSLLRKQRPPLDSSLDDPRWTEWARQVLNAFDTFQLLCAVRKGPWGVEGLNQRVTDALLKARLIDSDQQWYEGRPVLMTRNDYGLGLMNGDIGIALKLPERDGPEAGKHVLRVAFPRNDGEGGVRFVLPSRLNDVETVYAMTVHKSQGSEFAHTALILPDALNPVLTKELIYTGITRAKDWFTLIEPRAGVFEEAVQRKVKRLSGLMLELEEGV; translated from the coding sequence ATGAGCCGCACCTTCGCCGATTTGTTGCCCACGCCATTGGCGGCGGAAAGCCTGGCCGAACTGGCGCCGTTAACTCGCGCCGACGATCTTTTGTTGTTGCTTACCCGCTGGGTCGAGCGCGGTTGGCTGCGGGCGCTGGACAAGGCATTCGTTGCCTTTCTCCATGAACTCGCTCCTGATGATGATCCGCTGGTGTTGTTGGCCGCAGCGTTGACCAGTCATCAACTCGGTCACGGGCATGTGTGCCTGGACCTGTTCGAGACGCTCAAGGCGCCGGACTTCGCCCTGTCGTTGCCCCCTGAAGGCGATGTGCAAAGCGGCGCGATGTTGCTGCCGTCGCAATTGCTGGAAGCATTGGACGGCGCGCATTGGTGCAAGGTGCTGGCCGCCAGCAGTCTGGTGGCGCTGGCGGTGGATGGGCGTGAGGCAGCTCAGCATCGGCCGTTGGTGCTGTCGGGCAAACGCCTGTATCTGCGCCGCTACTGGGCTTACGAACGGCGCATCGACAATGCCTTGCGCCAGCGCCTGTCAGAACACGAAGCGACACCTGCAGATTTGCTCCAACGCCTGACCGGTTTGTTCGGTCCCGCCAAGCCGGGCGAGGTGATCGACTGGCAAAAACTCGCCTGTGCCCTGGCCACCCGCAGTGCGTTCAGTATCGTCACTGGCGGCCCGGGCACCGGCAAGACCACCACCGTGGTGCGCTTGCTGGCGTTGCTCCAGGCTCCGGCCGTGGAGGCTGGCAAACCGCTGCGTATTCGTCTGGCCGCGCCTACCGGCAAAGCTGCCGCGCGACTGACGGAATCCATCAGCCAGCAAGTACAAACCCTGACCGTTGCCGAAGCGGTGCGGGACAAGATTCCGTCCGACGTCACCACTGTGCACCGTCTGCTGGGCAGTCGGCCCGGCACCCGACATTTCCGTCACCACGCCGGTAATCGCTTGCCGCTGGATGTGCTGGTGGTCGATGAAGCGTCGATGATCGACCTGGAGATGATGGCCAATTTGCTCGATGCGTTGCCGGCCCATGCGCGTCTGGTGCTGCTCGGTGACAAAGACCAATTGGCCTCGGTGGAGGCGGGCGCCGTGCTGGGGGATTTGTGTCGCGACGCTGAGGCCGGTTGGTACAGCCCGCAGACGCGCCAGTGGCTGGAGACCGTCAGCGGTGAAAGCCTGGAAGGCAGCGGTTTGCATGAGGACACCGACGGCTCTCATCCCTTGGCCCAACAAGTGGTGATGCTGCGTCACTCCCGTCGATTCGGCGAAGGTAGCGGCATTGGCCAGTTAGCCCGCTGCGTCAATCAACAACTCCCCGATGAAGCGCGCAAGCTGCTGACCGAACGCAGCTTTAAAGACGTGTTTTCCCGGCCCCTCAAAGGTGAGCAGGACAAAGCGCTGGAGCGTTTACTGCTCGACGGCCATGCCGACGGGCCACACGGTTATCGGCATTACCTGAGCCTGCTGCGCAAACAGCGGCCGCCTCTCGACAGCAGTCTCGATGATCCACGCTGGACCGAGTGGGCGCGGCAAGTACTGAATGCTTTCGACACCTTCCAGTTGTTGTGCGCGGTGCGCAAAGGACCGTGGGGCGTTGAAGGCCTGAACCAGCGAGTGACTGACGCCTTGCTCAAGGCGCGGCTGATCGACAGCGACCAGCAATGGTACGAAGGGCGGCCAGTGTTGATGACTCGCAACGATTACGGCCTGGGCTTGATGAACGGCGACATCGGCATTGCGCTCAAGCTACCGGAGCGCGACGGCCCTGAGGCTGGCAAGCATGTGCTGCGTGTCGCGTTCCCGCGCAACGACGGCGAGGGCGGTGTGCGCTTTGTGCTGCCGAGCCGGCTCAATGATGTCGAGACGGTTTATGCGATGACGGTGCATAAATCCCAGGGCTCGGAATTTGCCCACACTGCGTTGATCCTGCCGGACGCTCTGAACCCGGTGTTGACCAAGGAGCTGATCTACACCGGAATCACCCGGGCCAAGGACTGGTTCACCCTGATCGAGCCTCGTGCCGGGGTGTTCGAAGAGGCCGTGCAACGCAAAGTTAAGCGCTTGAGCGGGCTGATGCTGGAACTGGAGGAGGGCGTTTAG